One genomic segment of Paenibacillus sp. FSL H8-0332 includes these proteins:
- a CDS encoding MraY family glycosyltransferase, with protein sequence MLIIYIAGFVVCMGLALLLTPFVKKFAIKIGATDVPNARKVHTKIMPRLGGLGIFLAFVLGLLAVLPFIPYDFTPRETNFIKALLCGGGLIVLIGGLDDRFELSAKVKLLGQIAAACIVVFGFGITVDFVNIPFHNSYSSLESWIAIPLTIFWIVGVTNAVNLIDGLDGLAAGVSGIAIATIAVMAFLMGNTMVALLCLLLLGSILGFLFFNFHPAKIFMGDTGSLFLGFCLALLALLGFKQIAVVSFITPLLIIGVPLSDTFFAIVRRKLQKKPIFAPDKGHLHHCLRELGFSHRQTVLIIYGIAAFFGVLAVIQTSASLYEANWVTFVVICVMLFFLQIGAEITGVISKTKRPVIDLFLRMRMKVDQERGTK encoded by the coding sequence CCGGATTCGTTGTGTGCATGGGGCTTGCACTGCTTTTGACGCCGTTCGTGAAGAAATTCGCCATTAAGATCGGTGCGACAGATGTGCCAAATGCCCGGAAAGTGCATACGAAGATCATGCCCCGCCTTGGCGGACTCGGCATATTTCTGGCGTTTGTGTTAGGCCTGCTTGCCGTATTGCCGTTTATTCCGTATGACTTCACTCCCCGGGAGACTAATTTCATTAAGGCGCTGCTATGCGGCGGAGGTCTGATTGTATTGATCGGCGGTTTGGATGACCGTTTTGAGCTGTCAGCCAAAGTGAAGCTGCTGGGCCAAATTGCCGCTGCCTGTATCGTAGTTTTCGGGTTTGGCATAACGGTTGATTTCGTAAATATTCCTTTTCATAATAGCTATTCTTCCCTAGAGAGCTGGATTGCCATTCCTCTGACGATCTTCTGGATTGTCGGTGTCACGAACGCCGTGAACCTGATCGACGGACTGGACGGGCTTGCAGCAGGCGTATCCGGTATCGCAATTGCTACGATCGCTGTAATGGCCTTCCTAATGGGGAACACCATGGTTGCCCTGCTCTGTCTGCTGCTGCTGGGCAGCATTCTGGGATTCCTGTTCTTCAACTTCCATCCCGCCAAAATCTTCATGGGTGATACGGGCTCGCTGTTCCTAGGCTTCTGCCTGGCGCTGCTAGCACTGCTCGGCTTCAAACAGATTGCGGTGGTTTCATTCATCACACCACTCCTGATCATCGGAGTTCCGTTATCGGATACCTTCTTCGCCATCGTCCGGCGCAAGCTGCAGAAGAAGCCGATCTTCGCTCCGGATAAAGGCCATCTCCATCACTGTCTGCGCGAGCTTGGCTTCAGTCACCGCCAGACGGTACTGATCATCTACGGCATTGCCGCATTCTTCGGCGTCCTTGCAGTCATCCAGACCTCCGCTTCGCTCTACGAAGCCAACTGGGTTACCTTCGTAGTCATCTGTGTCATGCTCTTCTTCCTGCAAATCGGCGCAGAGATCACCGGCGTCATCAGCAAGACCAAACGTCCGGTGATTGACTTGTTTTTGAGAATGCGGATGAAGGTGGATCAGGAACGGGGCACTAAGTGA
- a CDS encoding S-layer homology domain-containing protein, which yields MQRMRKTFIWTLLFALLVSLVPPGLMNIAAAADKPTSYFTPDNQKLRNTVDLTLLPSSTQPPKQIARDNVLQVTDASLTVTGTFTKVTSSTLGANVQLLNWDQTNKKWIEDPTRVTPGVVQLDVDSPDNRFSANLTLYPGMNRITLTGSQGSNERSEAFYVLFDKVPYVEKLQVLGGSEKLNLNEGAQLVVANKEITLEGKAQNATKVTVALNDGTASSTSLLQDGTFFSQRMELKPGVNTLKLVVQNGSDTLSFQYSIFYYDEKNPIVAMYLGDKTTGQGQDLLYGDQPVMTEDSDTANLFVQMMVPDNAGVPFQGSAVVKLDSIVPTIEFGEGLTLGSSGAVELKKGTEIMVPSPVKDAPAYRLVTFKIPLTLTKDNATPANRLEKQTHNLSVAYGTKTVNRSIEFQYMKNNIVITDMKYLAGYNGTGTVPAGVALNGAKVDSGEFYILVKTNAAVTTKPVNLLASYLPLSTRVLKPEWVESVTSTEHIFKITDFQNGNQTVRFKIDGSSSNKDVNISFASKSYIYVSNLTDGQTYVINSKESTSLNVKGQYVDFNLASKYFLAEMYVNGTKVMPIGSEKFPNASDGTFTVDLKIDASAGPIVFGENKIVLTGTGVDEKGQVREVRKELRVYILDENVSTISKFQPALGTGRSAFPDANFGPTDVLLTKLFNLTPDFIYNETKYTTSLKTYDLVLRGSGAVKLNLNLGTKNILSLDIPANASSANTVSPIFADQRYTTSFAGSQKDFVMRIQDLTNDTPGTYIYTLELINSTGAKTSQKLELVREVSAYRILSPQPSVGTQYVVNKNFVHFDIEAEGATSVIIDKEQAVKRTDLGPGRFVLDYVGLKPDKANSIKIQIVRGSSTSTDTISIFYTGTVAVDSQYMAPKVADKYSVFNKKLELNFPKGTVMQSTDTRNLNKFYPNTKLRFGIAEPTTGVVERRNDYGNVIGFPITFEESGIPNWIIPDEFSLRFSSPYESSNFVRISDVYWISGGLGELGTAASAGYIPATNGLAPYSVDGLFGDPQTPAERKITPSKRGTLTLSFDSNVVDDAGTVVTVFQYNSNREWVNIGGTVDTKKHTISVPFDEFGYYKVMKMSRGYNDITNHQWARNILNALYSKGIMNNLRFEQFGTDDQTTRGEFATLLVKGLNLPLNYDDNKTYSDLVPGAGSVTWDYAHIETASRAGIVTGLTDGVFGPDQPITREQAAVMIARALKLKLPVNDQKLKDAVAKSFLDSGKIESYALSAVQAVSKAKIMNGAEVNTPGQKKASYNFNPKANMTRAEAGKIAVELLKKSTTIFPKTLS from the coding sequence ATGCAGCGCATGAGAAAAACATTTATCTGGACACTTCTGTTCGCTTTATTGGTATCCTTAGTCCCGCCAGGACTTATGAATATTGCGGCGGCTGCAGATAAGCCTACCAGTTACTTCACACCGGATAACCAAAAACTTCGGAATACGGTTGATCTGACCTTACTGCCGTCATCTACACAGCCGCCAAAGCAAATTGCAAGAGATAATGTATTGCAGGTGACAGATGCGAGCTTGACCGTGACAGGAACCTTTACCAAGGTGACTAGTTCTACACTTGGAGCCAATGTTCAACTGTTGAACTGGGATCAGACAAATAAAAAGTGGATCGAAGACCCTACACGTGTAACTCCAGGTGTTGTCCAATTGGATGTTGACAGTCCTGATAACCGATTCAGTGCCAATCTGACCTTGTATCCGGGTATGAACCGGATTACACTGACTGGATCACAAGGCAGCAATGAACGATCAGAAGCATTTTATGTTCTGTTTGATAAGGTGCCGTATGTAGAGAAGCTTCAGGTTCTGGGTGGATCTGAGAAGCTGAATCTAAATGAAGGCGCACAGTTAGTTGTAGCCAATAAAGAGATCACACTGGAAGGTAAGGCGCAGAATGCTACCAAGGTTACCGTTGCTCTTAATGACGGTACTGCGTCAAGTACATCCTTGCTTCAGGATGGAACCTTCTTTTCTCAGCGAATGGAGCTTAAGCCTGGGGTGAATACCCTTAAGCTGGTTGTGCAGAATGGTTCTGACACGCTGAGCTTCCAGTATTCTATCTTTTACTATGATGAGAAGAATCCAATCGTTGCAATGTATTTAGGGGATAAGACGACCGGCCAAGGCCAGGATCTCTTGTACGGAGACCAGCCTGTGATGACAGAAGACAGCGATACCGCCAACCTGTTCGTCCAAATGATGGTTCCAGACAATGCCGGAGTACCCTTCCAGGGCTCAGCAGTTGTGAAGCTGGATAGCATAGTACCCACTATTGAATTTGGTGAAGGATTAACACTTGGAAGTAGTGGTGCTGTAGAATTAAAAAAAGGAACTGAAATTATGGTGCCCTCTCCAGTCAAGGATGCGCCCGCTTATAGGCTGGTAACCTTCAAAATCCCTCTGACCTTAACAAAGGACAATGCAACACCAGCCAACCGCCTTGAGAAACAGACGCATAACCTTTCCGTAGCTTATGGAACCAAGACGGTAAACCGCTCCATTGAATTTCAGTATATGAAGAATAATATTGTAATCACGGATATGAAGTATTTAGCGGGATATAACGGAACCGGGACGGTGCCTGCCGGAGTAGCGCTGAATGGGGCCAAGGTAGATTCGGGAGAATTCTATATTTTGGTCAAAACCAATGCGGCTGTAACAACCAAACCTGTAAATCTGCTTGCAAGCTATTTGCCTTTGTCCACCAGAGTGTTAAAGCCAGAGTGGGTGGAGTCGGTAACTTCTACAGAGCACATCTTTAAAATTACGGATTTCCAGAACGGAAATCAGACTGTACGCTTCAAGATTGATGGATCGTCCTCCAACAAGGATGTGAATATTTCATTTGCCTCTAAGAGCTATATTTATGTATCGAACCTTACAGACGGACAGACTTATGTAATAAACTCTAAAGAAAGTACATCGTTGAACGTCAAGGGACAATATGTTGATTTTAATCTGGCCAGTAAATACTTTTTAGCTGAAATGTATGTGAACGGAACAAAGGTCATGCCTATCGGCTCAGAGAAATTTCCGAACGCCAGTGACGGCACTTTTACAGTGGATTTAAAAATTGATGCAAGTGCAGGACCCATTGTATTTGGGGAGAACAAAATTGTTCTAACCGGTACAGGGGTAGATGAAAAAGGACAGGTTCGTGAGGTTCGCAAGGAACTGCGTGTCTATATTCTTGATGAGAATGTATCGACCATCAGCAAGTTCCAGCCAGCTTTAGGTACAGGGAGATCGGCATTCCCGGACGCTAATTTTGGGCCAACGGACGTCCTGTTGACAAAGCTGTTCAATCTGACACCTGACTTCATTTATAATGAAACGAAATATACGACCAGCCTGAAGACCTATGATTTGGTGCTAAGAGGCAGCGGGGCAGTCAAGCTTAATCTGAACCTGGGGACCAAAAATATATTGTCGCTTGATATTCCTGCTAACGCGAGTTCCGCGAACACAGTAAGCCCGATCTTTGCGGATCAACGTTATACCACCAGCTTTGCCGGCAGTCAAAAAGACTTCGTTATGCGAATTCAGGATCTTACCAATGATACACCGGGAACTTATATATATACGCTTGAATTGATCAACAGCACCGGTGCCAAGACTAGCCAGAAGCTGGAACTGGTCCGGGAAGTAAGTGCCTACCGTATTCTGTCACCCCAGCCTTCCGTAGGTACTCAATATGTTGTGAATAAGAATTTTGTTCATTTCGATATTGAGGCTGAGGGAGCTACCAGCGTAATTATTGATAAAGAACAGGCAGTCAAAAGAACGGATCTGGGCCCTGGCAGATTCGTATTGGATTATGTAGGGTTGAAACCGGATAAGGCCAATAGTATTAAAATTCAGATCGTCAGAGGAAGCAGTACAAGTACAGATACCATATCTATATTCTATACAGGTACTGTGGCGGTTGACTCGCAGTATATGGCACCTAAGGTAGCAGACAAATACAGTGTATTTAATAAGAAGCTAGAGCTTAACTTTCCTAAAGGAACAGTAATGCAAAGTACAGATACGCGCAATCTGAATAAGTTCTATCCAAATACCAAACTTCGCTTCGGTATTGCAGAGCCCACAACGGGTGTGGTCGAGCGCCGTAATGATTATGGCAATGTCATCGGCTTCCCAATAACGTTTGAGGAGAGCGGCATCCCTAACTGGATCATTCCTGACGAATTTTCTCTTCGTTTCAGTTCTCCGTATGAGAGCAGCAACTTTGTGAGAATTTCGGATGTGTATTGGATTAGCGGAGGCCTTGGTGAACTGGGCACAGCAGCATCTGCAGGTTATATTCCTGCAACGAATGGTCTAGCCCCTTATTCTGTTGATGGTCTGTTCGGTGACCCGCAGACCCCAGCAGAACGCAAAATCACTCCGTCCAAACGGGGAACGTTGACTCTGTCCTTTGACTCCAATGTAGTTGACGATGCAGGGACAGTAGTAACTGTATTCCAATATAATTCCAACCGGGAATGGGTTAATATTGGCGGGACCGTTGATACCAAGAAACATACGATTAGTGTTCCATTTGATGAATTTGGTTATTACAAGGTTATGAAGATGAGCCGTGGCTATAACGATATTACGAACCACCAATGGGCTAGAAATATTCTGAATGCTCTGTATTCCAAGGGAATCATGAACAATCTTCGTTTTGAACAATTTGGAACAGACGATCAAACAACAAGAGGAGAGTTTGCAACCCTGCTTGTAAAAGGTCTGAATCTGCCGCTTAACTACGATGATAATAAGACTTATTCAGATCTGGTTCCGGGAGCCGGCTCAGTTACATGGGACTACGCACATATTGAGACGGCATCAAGAGCAGGAATTGTGACGGGACTTACCGACGGAGTGTTTGGGCCGGATCAACCAATCACGCGTGAACAAGCCGCTGTGATGATCGCCAGAGCGCTGAAGTTGAAGCTGCCGGTTAACGATCAGAAATTGAAGGATGCAGTAGCCAAGTCCTTCCTGGATTCCGGTAAGATAGAGTCCTACGCTTTATCAGCTGTTCAGGCCGTGTCAAAGGCTAAAATCATGAACGGGGCTGAAGTGAACACTCCAGGGCAAAAAAAGGCTTCTTACAACTTTAATCCCAAAGCCAATATGACAAGAGCTGAGGCCGGTAAAATTGCTGTGGAGCTTTTGAAAAAAAGCACTACAATTTTCCCTAAAACCCTGAGCTAG